A window from Leptospira meyeri encodes these proteins:
- a CDS encoding ParA family protein translates to MKVISISNIKGGSGKSTTAAHLACALARRGKTLVIDMDMQGDLTDFCLPDLDLAQLDESNVMSVLLGMKRITDCIRETKTFDVLPSTLSLAKLTKYNPDATSLCLQFKRALEEVRNKYKFVVIDTPGSAKHELTTAIYNSELILIPVTPSKWTIRAVNLLLDEISQTETIFSQKKKIAFVPSWFGPSKKHRDLLDKLKQIEEIPSLCEIPKSETIKTKTEKQEPLKKDSNAWHAFDVLADESIALVDPENSILSMKP, encoded by the coding sequence ATGAAGGTCATTTCGATATCCAATATCAAAGGGGGGAGTGGAAAGTCTACTACAGCTGCTCACTTAGCATGTGCCCTTGCCAGACGGGGCAAAACTTTGGTCATCGACATGGACATGCAGGGGGATTTGACGGACTTTTGTCTGCCTGACTTGGACCTTGCCCAATTGGATGAATCCAATGTGATGAGTGTTCTCCTTGGAATGAAGAGGATAACCGATTGTATTCGAGAAACTAAAACATTCGATGTGTTGCCATCCACACTTAGTTTAGCAAAACTCACCAAATACAATCCTGATGCAACGAGCCTTTGCCTTCAATTCAAACGAGCATTAGAAGAAGTACGAAACAAATATAAATTTGTGGTCATCGATACACCGGGTTCTGCCAAACATGAACTCACCACTGCCATTTATAATTCAGAACTGATTTTGATTCCGGTGACTCCGAGTAAGTGGACCATCCGAGCTGTAAATTTGCTTCTTGATGAAATTTCGCAAACAGAAACTATCTTTAGCCAAAAGAAAAAAATTGCATTTGTTCCTTCCTGGTTTGGACCTTCTAAAAAACACAGAGACTTGCTGGACAAACTAAAGCAAATCGAAGAAATTCCTTCGCTTTGCGAAATTCCTAAATCAGAAACCATCAAAACGAAAACAGAAAAACAAGAACCGCTAAAAAAAGATAGCAATGCTTGGCATGCCTTTGATGTGTTAGCTGACGAATCCATTGCTCTTGTTGATCCAGAGAATTCGATTCTTTCTATGAAACCTTAA
- a CDS encoding cyclic nucleotide-binding domain-containing protein encodes MIHPNSPYKRIWDLFVFVCITYFAIEVPVRLVFHYKLSAGVNYFERAIQIVFGIDVILNFNTAILKDRLLIHNRKIVTKTYLRSWFLIDFLSAFPFDLFGGFFFQYFGVTDSLKILRLLRSVRVFELFKSLRLLALGADSDDRFKLVEVINPMTFRLIFFVYWTSLFAHWVACGWIHLGPDFLPDKDITTRYIRALYWSVTTLTTIGYGDITPVTNSQTIYTMGVMILGVGIYGYVIGNIATLLSNLDISRVTFQEKLNTIDSFIKYKKLPPNLANRIRSYYVNLWENKHGIDETEIWNQLPSGIKIDVSMFLHNHLISVVPFFKNAPEELKREVVLELKPSFYMKGDVIFREGDVPHNMYFLSKGHVEVIKENSGELLATLNSGSFFGEMSLIDDSLRTATIRAGSYCDVYTLGKDRFNEILKHHPDFAKHIQGIAEERKRNQSSKSHPKETK; translated from the coding sequence ATGATCCATCCAAATTCCCCATACAAACGAATCTGGGATCTATTTGTATTTGTCTGTATAACCTACTTTGCCATAGAAGTCCCCGTTCGTTTGGTTTTTCATTATAAACTATCCGCCGGTGTGAACTACTTTGAAAGGGCGATCCAAATTGTATTTGGAATTGATGTAATCTTAAATTTTAACACAGCAATTTTAAAAGACAGACTCCTCATTCATAATAGAAAGATAGTAACAAAAACGTATTTACGCTCTTGGTTTCTCATTGATTTTTTATCTGCCTTTCCGTTCGACCTTTTTGGAGGATTTTTTTTCCAGTATTTCGGAGTTACCGATAGTTTAAAAATTCTACGACTCCTCCGATCAGTTCGAGTATTTGAACTTTTTAAGTCACTTCGTCTTTTGGCATTAGGAGCTGATTCCGATGACCGTTTCAAACTGGTCGAAGTCATTAATCCCATGACCTTTCGGTTGATTTTTTTCGTTTATTGGACAAGTCTTTTTGCGCATTGGGTGGCTTGCGGGTGGATCCACCTAGGACCGGATTTTTTACCTGACAAAGACATCACCACTCGATACATCCGTGCTTTGTATTGGTCTGTGACGACACTCACAACCATTGGGTATGGGGACATCACGCCAGTGACAAACAGCCAAACCATTTATACAATGGGGGTGATGATTTTAGGTGTAGGTATTTATGGATATGTCATTGGTAATATTGCTACTTTACTTTCCAATTTAGATATTTCACGGGTCACTTTCCAAGAAAAGTTAAATACAATTGATAGTTTTATTAAATATAAAAAATTACCACCTAATCTTGCGAACCGCATTCGTTCCTACTATGTAAATCTTTGGGAAAACAAACATGGAATCGATGAAACCGAAATCTGGAACCAACTGCCATCGGGAATAAAAATTGATGTTTCCATGTTTTTGCATAATCATTTGATTTCTGTGGTCCCATTTTTCAAAAATGCACCAGAAGAACTAAAAAGAGAAGTAGTATTAGAACTAAAACCATCATTCTATATGAAAGGTGATGTCATCTTTAGAGAAGGTGATGTTCCGCACAATATGTACTTTTTATCAAAAGGGCATGTAGAAGTCATCAAAGAGAATTCTGGCGAATTACTCGCAACACTCAACTCCGGTTCTTTTTTTGGAGAGATGAGTTTGATTGATGATTCGTTACGAACGGCAACGATTCGAGCGGGATCTTATTGTGATGTGTATACTTTGGGAAAAGATCGGTTTAATGAAATTTTAAAACATCACCCAGATTTTGCAAAACACATCCAAGGGATTGCTGAAGAAAGAAAAAGAAACCAATCTTCTAAATCACATCCAAAAGAAACTAAATAA
- a CDS encoding YbaB/EbfC family nucleoid-associated protein, which yields MFGGAGGNKFDMLKQMKKMRSQVKTMEKELAGLNFVGISKNKLLSVTLDGKFQMKSIQIEDELLDKKDKNLLEKSIQEAYTKALLDAQAGAAKQMQAMGGFPGLGM from the coding sequence ATGTTCGGTGGAGCGGGCGGAAACAAGTTTGATATGCTCAAACAGATGAAAAAAATGCGATCGCAGGTGAAAACCATGGAAAAGGAACTTGCCGGTCTAAATTTCGTAGGAATTTCAAAAAACAAACTTCTCTCTGTGACTTTGGACGGAAAGTTCCAAATGAAATCCATTCAGATTGAAGATGAACTGCTTGATAAAAAAGATAAGAATCTATTAGAAAAGTCCATTCAAGAAGCTTATACGAAGGCCTTGCTGGATGCCCAAGCTGGAGCCGCAAAACAAATGCAGGCCATGGGTGGATTTCCAGGACTTGGAATGTAA
- a CDS encoding OmpA family protein gives MKQIISGILSLSLLSTISCGLSDNTKRLILSTSIGCGVGLALGAVYDEAQRKKDTKNKKNDFQRQIKESLAMEKKKPQNKGKIVGLGAGCLAGLGTGFYLNTMYENMAEEMKKQGITLTKSERGGETVALTATMDGGIAFEDGKADLKGKGKENIDKLAEALAAYPETKINISGHANKTGSEDLNLSLSKDRAVTAKNALTSNGVENKRIGTIEGLGSSTPLKGVDPKDGSNRRVEVEIVPAS, from the coding sequence TTGAAACAAATCATCTCAGGAATTCTTTCCCTATCATTACTTTCCACAATCTCTTGTGGATTATCTGACAATACAAAAAGACTCATCCTTAGTACTTCCATTGGTTGCGGTGTTGGTCTTGCGCTTGGTGCGGTTTATGATGAAGCACAACGTAAAAAAGATACCAAAAACAAAAAGAATGATTTCCAAAGACAAATCAAAGAATCATTGGCAATGGAAAAGAAAAAGCCACAAAACAAAGGTAAAATTGTTGGTTTAGGTGCGGGTTGTTTGGCTGGGCTTGGAACTGGTTTTTATCTCAATACTATGTACGAAAACATGGCAGAAGAGATGAAAAAACAAGGAATCACTCTTACTAAAAGTGAAAGAGGTGGAGAAACAGTTGCTCTTACTGCGACGATGGATGGAGGGATTGCTTTCGAAGATGGAAAAGCTGACCTCAAAGGAAAAGGAAAAGAAAATATTGATAAGTTGGCCGAAGCACTTGCGGCTTATCCAGAAACCAAAATCAATATCTCTGGCCATGCCAACAAAACCGGCTCAGAAGATCTCAACCTCAGTCTTTCGAAGGACCGAGCCGTGACTGCAAAAAATGCACTCACTAGCAACGGGGTGGAAAACAAACGAATTGGAACCATAGAAGGACTTGGTTCTTCGACACCGTTGAAAGGTGTTGATCCTAAAGATGGATCCAACCGACGTGTGGAAGTGGAAATCGTTCCCGCAAGCTAA
- a CDS encoding flagellin translates to MIINHNISALVAKRALTNTGRDMDKSMEHLATGMRINRPGDDSLGFAVSEKLRSQIRGLSQAERNTQDGMSFLQVTEGSLDQVNSILQRLRELSVQSSNGIYSNEDRKLVQLEVSQLVEEVERIGTSAEFNKIKPLDGRFSRSSKNPMTLQVGTNGSEKIELYINTMTSSSLKLKQAGNKLTLSTPNKASDSLQVLDDAITKVNRLRSDLGAYYNRLDLTLKSLSNNYVNIVSSESQVRDADMATEMVEYSKNQILTKSGVAMLAQANLRPESVVKLLTDRY, encoded by the coding sequence ATGATTATCAATCACAACATCAGTGCGCTTGTTGCAAAACGAGCGCTCACGAATACCGGTCGTGACATGGACAAGTCCATGGAGCACCTAGCAACGGGTATGCGAATCAACAGACCAGGGGATGATTCTCTTGGATTCGCTGTGTCCGAAAAATTAAGATCACAAATTCGGGGACTTAGCCAAGCAGAACGAAATACCCAGGATGGTATGTCGTTTCTTCAAGTCACTGAAGGATCTTTAGACCAAGTAAACTCAATCTTACAGAGGTTACGTGAACTTTCCGTTCAGTCGTCAAACGGGATTTATTCGAACGAAGACAGGAAACTTGTCCAGTTAGAAGTATCTCAACTTGTCGAAGAAGTGGAACGAATCGGAACTTCTGCAGAGTTTAACAAAATCAAACCATTGGATGGAAGATTTTCTCGTTCTTCCAAAAATCCAATGACTTTACAAGTGGGTACAAATGGTTCAGAGAAAATTGAACTTTATATCAATACGATGACAAGTTCTTCTCTCAAACTGAAACAAGCTGGAAACAAGTTGACCCTTTCTACCCCAAACAAAGCTTCCGACTCACTCCAAGTTTTGGATGATGCCATCACCAAGGTGAATCGTCTAAGATCAGACCTCGGAGCCTATTACAACCGATTGGATTTAACATTGAAATCACTGAGTAACAACTACGTGAACATTGTTTCCTCTGAATCGCAAGTAAGGGATGCTGATATGGCCACGGAAATGGTTGAGTATTCGAAAAACCAAATCCTTACCAAATCAGGAGTGGCAATGCTTGCCCAAGCAAACCTACGACCGGAATCCGTAGTAAAACTCCTCACGGACAGATACTAA
- a CDS encoding cob(I)yrinic acid a,c-diamide adenosyltransferase, giving the protein MKIYTKFGDGGQTYLASGIKVSKTDPRVDLYGSCDELNSTLGLALSFAKDLRLESHFLEYLKSIQSFLFEIGSELAGYVPRDSKEGTVVHASDVESLEKEIDRLMEVLPEIKFFILPGGSSMASALHIARTICRRLERDLLVFIESGGEIHSDLRIYLNRLSDYLFAAARFVNHALGQEETIWKSRTK; this is encoded by the coding sequence TTGAAAATCTACACCAAATTTGGCGATGGTGGTCAGACCTACCTTGCCTCCGGAATCAAAGTTTCCAAAACAGATCCAAGAGTGGATCTTTATGGAAGTTGTGATGAATTGAATAGTACCCTTGGCCTTGCGTTATCCTTTGCCAAAGACCTTCGTTTAGAGTCGCACTTTCTTGAGTATTTAAAGAGCATTCAAAGTTTTCTTTTTGAAATTGGATCGGAACTTGCAGGATATGTGCCAAGGGATTCAAAAGAGGGAACAGTGGTTCACGCATCTGATGTTGAAAGTTTGGAAAAAGAAATAGATCGTTTGATGGAAGTTCTTCCAGAGATTAAATTTTTTATTCTTCCAGGAGGATCTTCGATGGCAAGTGCTCTCCATATCGCTCGTACGATTTGTAGACGTTTAGAAAGAGACTTACTTGTTTTTATTGAATCTGGAGGAGAAATCCATTCCGATTTACGAATTTATCTTAATCGTCTTTCTGATTATTTATTTGCAGCAGCACGTTTTGTGAATCATGCACTAGGACAAGAGGAAACCATTTGGAAAAGCAGGACCAAATAG
- a CDS encoding peptide MFS transporter produces MEKQDQIESHKHPKGITPLFLTEMWERLSYYGMRALLVLYLVKSLGFSDADAGAVYAFYTSFVYLTPVLGGYLTDRFLSYQFSIYLGSFLMLCGHISLAFSDLSFFYFGLVLLALGNGFFKPNMSTIFGRLYNEKSGLRDSGFTIFYMGINLGGLIGPIICGSLGEQVDWHLGFLSAGVGMGIGMIVFYFGSKRLPNTIWKKGNDLSLPSNAGLSDHQTKPKILLIVLLSFFSIFFWMAFEQMGSSLNLFALRNTDRSILGVEIPASVLQSINPLFILLFGPLVSILWTSLAKKNRNPNPVLKFVLSLVLLGIGFLVMVLAAKNAETGISVSILFLVFVYFWNTLSELCLSPVGLSFVSQMAPVQYASVLMGIWFLSNAFGHYAAGILSGYQNQWGSMTIFYGFFVLCSWSGAILLYGIYVWRKKSILHLLAGSAKNESTSSDFNRI; encoded by the coding sequence TTGGAAAAGCAGGACCAAATAGAATCACACAAACACCCCAAGGGAATCACTCCACTTTTTCTCACTGAAATGTGGGAAAGGCTCAGTTACTACGGAATGAGGGCCCTCCTGGTTTTGTATTTAGTAAAGTCGCTTGGATTTTCTGATGCAGACGCCGGGGCTGTGTACGCATTTTATACTAGTTTTGTTTATCTAACGCCTGTTCTTGGTGGATATCTAACAGACAGGTTCCTCAGTTATCAATTTTCTATTTATTTAGGAAGTTTTTTAATGTTATGTGGTCATATTTCTTTGGCTTTTTCTGATTTGTCTTTTTTTTATTTTGGTCTTGTTCTGTTAGCTTTAGGAAATGGATTTTTTAAACCCAATATGTCTACCATCTTTGGAAGGTTGTACAATGAAAAGTCTGGTTTACGAGACAGTGGGTTTACCATTTTTTATATGGGAATTAATTTAGGTGGTCTTATCGGTCCTATCATTTGTGGCAGTTTAGGGGAACAAGTGGATTGGCATTTGGGTTTTTTATCCGCAGGTGTTGGTATGGGTATTGGAATGATCGTATTTTATTTTGGAAGTAAACGATTGCCGAATACCATTTGGAAAAAAGGAAACGATCTTTCATTGCCATCTAATGCGGGTTTGTCGGATCATCAAACCAAACCAAAAATTTTACTGATAGTTCTTCTTTCTTTTTTCAGCATATTCTTTTGGATGGCTTTTGAACAAATGGGGTCCTCTCTTAATTTATTTGCTCTTCGTAATACGGATCGGTCTATTTTGGGTGTAGAGATTCCTGCCTCCGTTTTACAATCCATCAATCCTTTGTTTATCCTACTTTTTGGACCTCTTGTTTCGATCCTGTGGACTTCTCTTGCAAAAAAAAACAGGAACCCAAATCCTGTTTTGAAATTTGTACTGAGTTTGGTTTTACTTGGAATTGGATTTCTTGTGATGGTTTTGGCGGCAAAAAATGCGGAAACGGGAATTTCTGTTTCGATTCTTTTTTTGGTATTTGTGTATTTTTGGAATACGTTGAGCGAACTTTGTCTTTCCCCTGTGGGTTTGTCCTTTGTCAGCCAAATGGCTCCGGTTCAATATGCATCCGTTCTTATGGGAATTTGGTTTTTGTCCAATGCCTTTGGGCATTATGCAGCAGGAATTTTATCAGGTTACCAAAACCAATGGGGTAGTATGACCATTTTTTACGGTTTTTTTGTCCTATGTTCTTGGTCGGGTGCTATTTTGTTATACGGAATCTATGTCTGGAGAAAAAAGTCAATCTTGCACCTGTTAGCAGGTAGTGCAAAAAACGAATCCACCTCTTCCGACTTCAATCGGATTTAA
- the ptsP gene encoding phosphoenolpyruvate--protein phosphotransferase, giving the protein MEEKTTFKGISAYPGTVYGKVFRWKQTKRKREDRTDLSPDEIKEEVELLKKGLTKTEEDLADLVQKSKSNRELSEILESQIVFLNDPLFRARVFERIAQNNESAGLALETAVSSLYDEFQSIPDEFFRERADHILDIGKRIESNLYPDKASDQTKIPDDVILIAKEITPSEMIQLGKCRLRGIATDFGGKTGHTAIIARNYGIPTIVGLKNITSHVEDDDYILLDATKGILNRSPGLDEIKLAGIKSDIHKVQPVREVSDGPKEIKTRDGKKFSLRANIDSEDEVDLAFEQGADGIGLVRTEILFIRYVEFKPTEDEQFAVYKRILLKMVGRPVTFRVWDIGADKMENGYEEENPFLGNRGIRYLLRHPHFFKEQLKALLRASEFGTMRIMLPMITTRSEILQTKVLFAECLEELKQTGLVITKKIPLGIMVETPACALNLPFLGNHVDFYSVGTNDLLQYLLAVERNNHLVGDLYNPWQVVFLLLLKNIADVANSQKKPISICGEIGSDPMFTAVLIGLGFRDLSSALPLMREVGEKVQEISTWKAKLLAEQVIQLAGEEKFEEIEALVLETKG; this is encoded by the coding sequence ATGGAAGAAAAAACCACATTCAAAGGCATTTCCGCCTATCCAGGCACCGTATATGGAAAGGTTTTCCGTTGGAAACAAACCAAAAGGAAACGGGAAGACCGAACCGATCTTTCTCCCGATGAAATCAAAGAAGAGGTTGAACTCTTAAAAAAAGGACTAACCAAAACAGAGGAAGATCTAGCGGACCTTGTCCAAAAGTCGAAGTCGAACCGAGAACTTTCCGAAATTTTAGAATCCCAAATCGTTTTTCTCAACGACCCACTCTTTCGAGCTCGCGTTTTCGAAAGGATAGCACAAAACAACGAATCGGCGGGTCTTGCTCTTGAAACAGCCGTTAGCTCCTTATATGATGAATTCCAATCGATTCCGGATGAATTTTTCCGGGAACGGGCCGATCATATTCTAGACATTGGAAAAAGAATCGAATCCAACCTCTATCCGGATAAAGCCAGTGACCAAACAAAAATTCCCGATGATGTCATCCTAATTGCTAAAGAAATCACTCCTTCGGAGATGATCCAACTGGGGAAATGTCGGCTTCGGGGAATCGCTACTGACTTCGGAGGAAAAACAGGTCACACGGCCATCATCGCAAGAAATTATGGAATCCCAACAATCGTTGGTTTAAAAAATATCACATCACACGTAGAAGACGATGATTATATTTTATTAGATGCTACCAAAGGAATTCTCAACAGATCTCCTGGCCTCGATGAAATCAAACTTGCTGGAATCAAAAGTGATATCCATAAAGTCCAACCTGTTCGTGAAGTGAGTGACGGCCCAAAGGAAATCAAAACGAGAGATGGAAAAAAGTTTTCCCTTCGTGCCAATATAGATTCCGAAGACGAAGTAGATTTAGCTTTTGAACAAGGAGCAGATGGGATTGGTCTTGTTCGAACGGAAATTTTATTCATTCGATACGTAGAATTCAAACCCACAGAGGATGAACAATTTGCAGTTTATAAACGAATTCTACTGAAAATGGTAGGTCGTCCCGTAACGTTTCGAGTTTGGGACATTGGTGCCGATAAAATGGAAAATGGATACGAAGAAGAAAATCCGTTTCTTGGAAATAGAGGCATTCGTTACCTCCTCCGCCACCCTCATTTTTTTAAAGAACAACTCAAGGCACTTCTTCGCGCCAGTGAATTCGGAACCATGCGAATCATGTTACCGATGATAACCACTCGATCCGAAATTTTACAAACCAAAGTTTTGTTTGCAGAATGTCTGGAAGAACTAAAACAAACAGGACTTGTGATCACAAAAAAAATTCCACTTGGGATTATGGTGGAAACACCTGCTTGTGCTTTAAACTTACCTTTTCTTGGGAATCATGTTGATTTTTATAGCGTGGGAACCAATGATCTTTTACAATATTTACTCGCAGTTGAACGTAACAATCATTTGGTGGGAGACTTATACAATCCTTGGCAGGTAGTCTTTTTGTTGTTATTAAAAAACATAGCAGACGTGGCCAATTCCCAAAAGAAACCCATAAGCATCTGTGGAGAAATTGGAAGTGATCCAATGTTTACTGCAGTCCTCATTGGCCTTGGGTTTCGGGATTTGAGTTCTGCTTTACCACTGATGAGAGAAGTGGGCGAAAAAGTACAAGAGATTTCTACTTGGAAAGCAAAACTTCTTGCGGAACAAGTGATCCAACTTGCAGGGGAAGAAAAATTCGAAGAAATAGAAGCCTTGGTTTTAGAAACCAAGGGTTAG
- the lpxC gene encoding UDP-3-O-acyl-N-acetylglucosamine deacetylase has product MVTVIHRKTIQNSITLRGIGVHSGKMVTLRLHPAEANTGLIFYLYKGTQKIRIPVSLDHVVDTSNATTIGDGSSNRVQTIEHLLAAVHTLGITDCIFEIDSVEVPIMDGSSLPFWEGIRSAGIRVLEETIEPITISNPIWVVDGDKYLVMLPSDELKVTYSIDFNHPLLRGQSYTTTLDESILGTDILPARTFGFLKDVEALQARGLAMGGSLDNAVVLTDDGYLNDTLRYDNECVRHKILDLIGDLAVMGRPFRGHLIASKAGHALDISLAKCIMSQVTGNELTQFKSKRIPLFSKKQAVR; this is encoded by the coding sequence ATGGTAACGGTGATACACAGAAAAACGATCCAAAACTCCATCACTCTCAGGGGAATTGGCGTCCATTCCGGGAAAATGGTGACATTAAGGCTCCATCCAGCGGAAGCAAATACAGGACTTATTTTTTACCTCTACAAAGGGACCCAAAAAATTCGAATTCCCGTCTCTCTCGACCATGTTGTCGACACAAGTAACGCCACTACCATAGGAGACGGAAGTTCCAACCGAGTACAAACGATCGAGCACCTTCTTGCTGCAGTCCACACCCTTGGCATAACCGATTGTATCTTTGAAATTGATTCCGTTGAAGTTCCAATTATGGATGGATCTTCCCTGCCGTTTTGGGAAGGAATCCGCTCGGCTGGGATTCGGGTTTTGGAAGAAACCATCGAACCCATTACGATTTCCAACCCAATTTGGGTTGTAGACGGAGACAAATACCTTGTTATGTTGCCCTCCGATGAACTGAAAGTCACTTATAGCATCGATTTTAACCACCCACTTCTGCGAGGACAATCCTACACAACAACCCTTGACGAATCCATATTAGGAACAGACATCCTTCCAGCCAGAACCTTTGGATTTTTGAAAGATGTGGAAGCCTTGCAAGCCCGTGGCCTTGCGATGGGTGGCTCTCTTGACAATGCGGTTGTTCTCACAGATGACGGCTATCTAAACGATACTTTACGTTACGACAACGAATGTGTTCGCCATAAAATTTTGGACCTGATTGGGGATTTGGCAGTGATGGGAAGACCATTCCGTGGCCACCTCATTGCATCCAAAGCGGGACATGCTCTAGACATCTCTCTTGCCAAATGCATTATGAGCCAAGTCACGGGAAACGAACTCACCCAGTTCAAAAGCAAACGAATTCCGCTCTTTTCTAAAAAACAAGCGGTTCGTTAG
- the mce gene encoding mammalian cell entry protein Mce: MPTIGRALIVGLLFIFSLVAVGYFTIVTEGGPFQKSGYQLPVYFPDAEGIKIGNKVTIHGVPFGYVSKIRLVQIDEYGNLLPEGETGIGTKVELTLLLKGKVQLFSNYEITIKNESLLSGRVVSLDPGSKFPVDPKTKEYMMAEPALTKVEISPRSGKMIPIQGKVTQDPLVSLSELIAENRSDIRKTVQNIAGITGKINEGQGTLGKLINESDVHKSVNTTLGDAQVVLKELREGLEDTREQAPVTSFIRSALSAF, from the coding sequence ATGCCTACCATAGGTCGTGCTCTCATCGTCGGTCTTCTTTTTATCTTTTCACTTGTGGCTGTGGGTTATTTTACCATTGTCACTGAAGGTGGGCCCTTTCAAAAATCAGGTTACCAACTCCCAGTTTACTTTCCTGATGCGGAGGGAATTAAAATAGGAAACAAAGTCACTATTCACGGGGTTCCTTTTGGTTATGTATCCAAAATCCGATTGGTACAAATTGATGAATATGGAAACCTATTGCCCGAAGGAGAAACCGGGATTGGAACGAAGGTGGAACTCACCCTTCTCTTAAAAGGTAAGGTGCAACTTTTTTCTAATTATGAAATCACGATCAAAAACGAAAGTTTACTTTCGGGTCGGGTGGTCTCTCTTGACCCAGGTTCTAAGTTTCCGGTCGATCCCAAAACCAAAGAATACATGATGGCAGAGCCTGCCCTCACCAAAGTGGAAATCTCTCCTCGGTCGGGGAAAATGATACCCATCCAAGGAAAGGTCACCCAAGATCCCCTCGTTTCTCTTTCGGAACTTATTGCAGAAAACCGATCAGACATTCGAAAAACAGTACAAAACATAGCAGGGATCACAGGAAAGATCAACGAGGGCCAAGGAACTCTCGGAAAACTCATCAATGAAAGCGACGTGCACAAATCAGTCAATACCACCCTTGGAGATGCCCAGGTGGTTTTGAAAGAACTCAGAGAAGGTTTGGAAGACACGAGAGAACAAGCACCAGTGACCAGTTTCATCCGGTCTGCTCTCAGCGCTTTCTAA
- a CDS encoding ABC transporter ATP-binding protein — MEPFAIEMKNVHKAFGKRKILQGMNLTVKQGETMVILGPSGTGKSVSLKHITGLLDPDEGDCQIFGESIVKASEKKKEELRSKLGVLFQSGALINWLTVYENVALPLREHKIASGEELDRIVMEKLKWLDLVPAKDTLPSNISGGMKKRVGLARALTSQPKIVLYDEPTSGLDPVMSNVINDLVIRLQKELGLTSIVVTHDMNSAYRIADRISFLYEGKVQFCGTSEEIQKSTNPVIQQFIHGNTVGPMILDHSELKKGKSN; from the coding sequence ATGGAACCCTTTGCCATTGAAATGAAAAACGTCCATAAAGCTTTCGGTAAACGAAAGATCTTACAAGGAATGAACTTAACCGTCAAACAAGGCGAAACAATGGTAATCCTTGGACCTTCTGGAACAGGAAAATCAGTCAGTCTCAAACATATCACTGGACTTCTTGATCCAGACGAAGGAGATTGTCAGATTTTTGGTGAGTCCATCGTCAAAGCGAGCGAAAAGAAAAAAGAGGAACTTAGATCCAAACTGGGAGTGTTATTCCAATCAGGAGCACTCATTAATTGGCTCACTGTCTATGAAAATGTAGCCCTTCCCCTCAGGGAACATAAAATTGCATCAGGAGAAGAACTGGATCGTATTGTTATGGAAAAGTTAAAATGGCTCGATTTAGTACCTGCCAAAGATACCTTACCAAGTAATATTTCAGGGGGGATGAAAAAACGTGTGGGCCTTGCACGAGCTCTCACTTCCCAACCTAAAATCGTGTTATACGATGAACCTACATCTGGTCTTGACCCGGTGATGTCCAATGTCATCAATGATTTAGTCATTCGTTTGCAAAAGGAGTTAGGTCTAACGTCCATAGTGGTCACTCACGATATGAACTCAGCCTACCGAATTGCCGACCGCATCAGTTTTCTTTATGAAGGTAAGGTACAGTTTTGTGGAACTTCAGAGGAAATCCAAAAATCAACAAATCCTGTTATCCAACAGTTCATTCATGGTAATACCGTTGGTCCGATGATTCTTGATCATTCCGAATTAAAAAAAGGAAAATCCAATTGA